CACAGAGTATTATGCTCAAGGTCCTAAACGGATTTTTTTATGTGGCTCTTATAGGATTTGGCTATTGACGCCACCACTATCGTTGGTGTTGATCTCGGACAAGGATTAAGGGAAGTTGATATCAAAAAATACATCAAGGTTGAGAAGGTTCCCGGCGGCCAGTTGGAGGACTCCAAAGTTCTCAAAGGAGTCATGTTCAACAAAGACGTAGTAGCTCCCGGTAAAATGAAGAGAAAGATCGTCAACCCACGGATCATCCTTCTTGACTGCCCACTCGAGTACAAGAAAGGTGAAAACCAAACGAATGCCGAGCTGGTCAGAGAAGAGGACTGGGAAGTCCTGCTGAAGCTCGAAGAGGAGTACATCGAGAACATCTGCGTGCAGATACTCAAGTTCAAGCCCGATCTGGTCATCACAGAGAAGGGACTCAGCGACTTGGCATGTCACTACTTCAGTAAAGCTGGAGTTAGTGCAATCCGAAGGCTGAGAAAGACGGATAACAACAGAATCGCAAAGGCGTGTGGAGCTGTGATTGTCAACAGGCCTGATGAGCTTCAAGAGTCTGATGTTGGTACTGGCGCTGGCTTGTTTGAGGTCAAGAAGATAGGAGATGATTTCTTCGCCTTCGTTGTTGATTGCAAAGAACCAAAAGCGTGTACTGTCCTCTTGAGAGGTCCGAGTAAAGATCTTCTCAACGAAGTGGAAAGAAACCTTCAGGATGCAATGTCTGTTTCAAGAAACATCATCAAGAACCCAAAGCTTGTTCCTGGTGGTGGAGCCACTGAGTTAACCGTTTCTGCCACTTTAAAACAGAAGAGTGCAACAATTGAAGGAATCGAAAAGGTTTGGCTATAGttttaaagatctttaaaaAAACTCGCAATGTGGTCTCTTAATCAGATTGTTATTTGAAAACAGTGGCCTTATGAAGCAGCTGCTATAGCTTTTGAGGCTATTCCGCGTACTCTAGCTCAGAACTGTGGAGTTAACGTGATCAGAACAATGACAGCTTTGCAAGGAAAGGTATCTATCGTCTACCATTGTTTTTTTCATTACCTGACATATCTTTCTCTCATTGATTGAATCTTTGGTGTTTTTTGGTATTAGCATGCAAATGGTGAGAATGCCTGGACTGGAATCGATGGAAACACTGGTGCAATAGCTGACATGAAAGAGAGCAAGGTAAGAATAAAGAAAGCTTTGCTTTGTGGTGAATCTATTGTTTCTTGGGACTTTGTTTTAACACTTTGAATCTTTGTGATTAGATATGGGATGCGTACAATGTGAAGGCTCAAACGTTTAAGACAGCGATTGAAGCGGCGTGTATGCTTCTGAGGATTGATGATATAGTGAGTGGTATCAAGAAGAAGCAAGCTCCTGGAGCTGGACCTTCAAAGCCTACCATTGAGACAGAAGGAGATGCAGACAACGAGCAAATTCTTCCTGACTAGAAAAGTTTTGCTCCTCACCAACATAAACTTCTTTTTCTCGTCTTGTTTTgctatattttttcttttttgatcatGTGTCTTGTGAAACTTGATGGCAGTCCCTTTAGTATTTTATGCTTTTGCATTTAACATGGTAGTGAGTGATGAATCTTGGTATCAGCACAAGTTTATGATTCATGTTTTATGACCAACTTGCTGATTCATGTTAGTTATTTTATCAATGAAACTCTATGAAAATTTTCCTCACAGTTTATAAGTTACTCAATGAAACTCCATGAAACATAGAATTCTACTTTTTGGGGATGTTAGTGGGAATTGGATTAATAATgagttttagaattttcaattttaatgttattGGTTTACAGATTTTTTTACATTCTCattaaaatttagtgttattgatttgatgattctataattttatacaaaatcatCTGTCATtcaaaaagttttgattttaatGATTATACAAATCTATTAAAGTAAGTGTTATTGGAAATTAAATTCTTAACattttaaatcataaaacaagattttgaaaatactACTAGTTTTCCTTGAATTCTTAAAATCATTACATTACtttattttcatgaatttttataatatacaaaattctctacaattctttttaaatttaataaatctttcaacttttaaaattaacaaactttaTAGAAATCTAAATCCCACTAACACACCCAAATTTGTTGTTGGACAACACAGAATTATActacaaaaaacataaaattgtaCATAAGTTATAAATTGTGAGGTAAATTCTCATGGAGTTTCATTGATAAAATACCCAACTTGAATCAACAAGTTGGTCTTAT
The Brassica napus cultivar Da-Ae chromosome A1, Da-Ae, whole genome shotgun sequence DNA segment above includes these coding regions:
- the LOC106352790 gene encoding T-complex protein 1 subunit gamma; protein product: MNAPVLVLKDSLKRESGTKVHHGNIQASKVVADVIRTTLGPRSMLKMLLDAGGGIIVTNDGNAILRELDVAHPAAKSMIELSRTQDEEVGDGTTSVIVLAGEMLHVAEAFIEKSYHPTVICRAYIKALEDAIAVLDKIAMSIDVNDRATVLGLVKSCIGTKFTSQFGDLIADLAIDATTIVGVDLGQGLREVDIKKYIKVEKVPGGQLEDSKVLKGVMFNKDVVAPGKMKRKIVNPRIILLDCPLEYKKGENQTNAELVREEDWEVLLKLEEEYIENICVQILKFKPDLVITEKGLSDLACHYFSKAGVSAIRRLRKTDNNRIAKACGAVIVNRPDELQESDVGTGAGLFEVKKIGDDFFAFVVDCKEPKACTVLLRGPSKDLLNEVERNLQDAMSVSRNIIKNPKLVPGGGATELTVSATLKQKSATIEGIEKWPYEAAAIAFEAIPRTLAQNCGVNVIRTMTALQGKHANGENAWTGIDGNTGAIADMKESKIWDAYNVKAQTFKTAIEAACMLLRIDDIVSGIKKKQAPGAGPSKPTIETEGDADNEQILPD